The following proteins are encoded in a genomic region of Gossypium hirsutum isolate 1008001.06 chromosome D05, Gossypium_hirsutum_v2.1, whole genome shotgun sequence:
- the LOC107905230 gene encoding putative transcription elongation factor SPT5 homolog 1 isoform X1: protein MVRRFDDEEDDDVEEEEYEDEEEQLLDDEDYDLDEDVGRGRGGSSKKRGRSDFIDDLAEEDDEEDEDDDDEVYGGGGGGGGRGGKRHKAPRDGSQFFDLEAQVDSDEEEEEDEGEDGFIVDSGADMPDEDVGRRMRRPLPLREDEQEDVEALERSIQARYARSSHAEYDEETTDVEQQALLPSVRDPKLWMVKCAIGRERETAVCLMQKYIDKGSELQIRSVIALDHLKNYIYIEADKEAHVREAIKGIRNIFGAKIMLVPIREMTDVLSVESKAIDLSRDTWVRMKIGTYKGDLAQVVDVDNVRQRVTVKLIPRIDLQVLANKLEGREVAKKKAFVPPPRFMNVDEARELHIRVEHRRDPMSGDYFENIGGMLFKDGFLYKTVSMKSISAQNIKPTFDELEKFRTPSVKGEGEMVGLSTLFANRKKGHFMKGDAVIVVKGDLKNLKGWVEKVEEENVHIRPEMKGLPKTLAVNEKELCKYFEPGNHVKVVAGTKEGATGMVVKVEQHVLIILSDTTKEHIRVFADDVVESSEVTTGVTKIGDYELHDLVLLDNNSFGVIIRVEREAFQVLKGVPERPEVSLVKLREIKCKLEKKFDVQDRYRNTVSVKDVVRILEGSCKGKQGPVEHIYKGVLFVYDRHHLEHAGFICAKAGSCCVVGGARSNGNRNGDSLSRFGGFKTPPRVPPSPRRFSRGGPPFDSGGRHRGGRGGHDALVGTTVKIRQGPYKGYRGRVVDIKGQSVRVELESQMKVVTVDRNFVSDNVVISTPHRETSRYGMGSETPMRSARTPLHPYMTPMRDPGATPIHDGMRTPMRDRAWNPYAPMSPPRDNWEEGNPASWGTSPQYQPGSPPSRAYEAPTPGSGWASTPGGSYSEAGTPRDSGSAYGNAPSPYMPSTPSGQPMTPSSGPYIPGTPGGQPMTPGTGGLDAMSPVIGPESEGPWFVPDILVNVHKSGDETLGVIQEVLPDGSCKVALGSSGSGDTVIAMPSEMEIIPPKKSDKIKIMGGSLRGLTGKLIGVDGTDGIVRIDDSLDVKILDLVILAKLP from the exons ATGGTAAGGCGATTCGacgatgaagaagatgatgacgtCGAAGAGGAAGAGTATGAAGATGAGGAAGAACAGTTATTGGACGACGAGGATTACGACCTCGACGAAGACGTAGGGAGAGGCCGTGGCGGTTCGAGTAAGAAGCGTGGGAGATCTGATTTCATCGACGACTTGGCGGAGGAGGATGATGAggaagatgaagatgatgatgatgaggttTATGGCGGCGGCGGTGGTGGTGGTGGTCGAGGTGGGAAACGACACAAGGCTCCGCGTGATGGCTCTCAGTTTTTTGATCTTGAAGCACAGGTTGATAGCGacgaggaagaggaagaggatgAAGGGGAAGACG GCTTCATAGTTGACAGTGGAGCTGATATGCCTGATGAAGATGTTGGTAGAAGGATGCGTCGCCCATTACCTCTTCGGGAGGATGAACAAGAAGATGTTGAAGCTCTTGAAAGAAGCATTCAAGCTAGGTATGCAAGATCAAGTCACGCAGAATACGACGAGGAGACAACTGATGTGGAACAGCAAGCACTTTTGCCATCTGTAAGAGATCCAAAGTTGTGGATGGTGAAATGTGCG ATTGGTCGTGAACGAGAGACAGCAGTTTGCCTCATGCAGAAATACATTGATAAAGGATCTGAATTGCAGATCAGGTCTGTTATTGCCCTTGATcacctaaaaaattatatttatatcgAAGCAGACAAGGAAGCCCATGTGAGGGAG GCTATCAAAGGTATACGCAATATATTTGGAGCAAAGATAATGCTTGTTCCAATAAGGGAAATGACTGATGTTTTATCAGTTGAAAGCAAAGCGATTGATCTTTCAAGAGATACCTGGGTCAGAATGAAGATTGGGACATATAAGGGTGATCTTGCTCAA GTAGTTGATGTGGATAATGTTCGGCAAAGAGTCACTGTGAAATTGATCCCTAGGATTGACTTACAAGTCCTAGCgaataaattg GAAGGGAGAGAAGTTGCAAAGAAGAAAGCTTTTGTTCCTCCTCCTCGTTTTATGAATGTTGATGAAGCTAG GGAACTTCATATTCGTGTAGAGCACAGACGAGATCCAATGTCTGGTGATTACTTTGAGAATATTGGTGGCATGTTGTTTAAAGATGGGTTCTTGTACAAAACAGTGTCAATGAAGTCAATTAGTGCTCAGAACATAAAACCAACTTTTGATGAACTTGAAAAATTTCGGACACCAAGTGTGAAAGGAGAAGGTGAAATGGTCGGTTTGTCAACTTTGTTTGCGAACAGGAAGAAAGGTCATTTCATGAAGGGTGATGCTGTTATTGTTGTGAAGGGGGATCTGAAGAATTTAAAGGGATGGGTTGAAAAGGTTGAGGAAGAGAATGTCCACATCAGACCAGAAATGAAAGGCCTTCCT AAAACTCTGGCTGTTAACGAAAAAGAGCTATGTAAGTACTTTGAGCCTGGGAATCATGTGAAGGTTGTCGCTGGGACTAAGGAAGGTGCAACTGGGATGGTTGTCAAGGTTGAGCAGCATGTGCTCATCATTTTATCTGATACGACCAAAGAACAT aTTCGTGTTTTTGCTGATGATGTTGTTGAGAGCTCTGAAGTAACGACTGGTGTTACAAAAATTGGGGATTATGAGCTTCATGACCTTGTGCTACTAGA TAACAATAGCTTTGGTGTAATTATACGTGTAGAAAGGGAAGCGTTTCAG GTTCTTAAAGGGGTTCCTGAGAGACCAGAGGTATCTCTTGTCAAATTGAGGGAAATCAAATGCAAGCTTGAGAAGAAATTTGATGTGCAAGACAGATATAGGAATACTGTTTCTGTAAAAGATGTGGTTAGGATACTTGAGGGTTCTTGTAAA GGGAAACAAGGCCCTGTTGAGCATATATACAAAGGAGTCTTGTTCGTTTATGATCGTCATCACCTTGAGCATGCTGGCTTTATATGTGCTAAAGCTGGTTCTTGTTGTGTAGTGGGAGGAGCACGTTCCAATGGGAATAGAAAT GGTGATTCCCTCTCAAGATTTGGTGGCTTCAAGACTCCACCTCGTGTACCACCTTCGCCAAGGAGATTTTCTAGGGGAGGTCCTCCATTTGATT CTGGAGGAAGGCACAGAGGTGGAAGAGGAGGGCATGATGCTTTGGTTGGGACTACTGTGAAAATTCGACAGGGCCCTTATAAGGGTTACCGTGGACGTGTTGTAGATATTAAAGGTCAATCAGTTCGAGTTGAGTTAGAGTCTCAAATGAAGGTTGTTACAG TCGACCGCAATTTTGTATCTGATAATGTCGTTATTTCAACACCGCACCG TGAGACATCCCGGTATGGTATGGGAAGTGAAACACCTATGCGCTCTGCACGAACTCCATTACATCCGTACATGACTCCTATGAGAGATCCTGGAG CAACACCTATCCATGATGGCATGAGGACACCTATGCGTGACAGGGCCTGGAATCCTTATGCACCAATGAGTCCACCTAG GGATAATTGGGAAGAAGGAAACCCTGCCTCTTGGGGGACCAGTCCACAGTATCAG CCAGGAAGTCCTCCTTCAAGGGCATATGAAGCACCTACACCTGGTTCGGGTTGGGCCAGCACTCCTGGCGGTAGTTACAGTGAGGCTGGAACACCGAGAGACAGCGGTTCAGCTTATG GCAATGCTCCAAGTCCCTATATGCCATCAACACCAAGTGGTCAGCCTATGACACCAAGCTCGGGACCCTATATTCCGGGTACACCTGGAGGGCAGCCAATGACACCAGGAACTGGTGGTCTTGATGCTATGTCTCCTGTAATAG GTCCTGAGAGTGAAGGACCATGGTTCGTGCCAGATATTTTGGTCAATGTGCACAAATCTGGGGATGAGACTCTTGGCGTTATCCAGGAGGTGCTTCCG GATGGGTCATGTAAGGTGGCCCTTGGATCAAGTGGCAGTGGGGATACAGTAATCGCCATGCCTAGTGAGATGGAAATCATACCACCGAAGAAATCAGACAAGATCAAAATCATGGGTGGCTCACTACGCGGTCTGACTGGCAAGCTAATCGGGGTAGATGGCACGGATGGCATTGTAAGGATAGATGACAGTCTTGATGTGAAGATATTGGACTTAGTTATACTAGCAAAATTACCctga
- the LOC107905230 gene encoding putative transcription elongation factor SPT5 homolog 1 isoform X2: MVRRFDDEEDDDVEEEEYEDEEEQLLDDEDYDLDEDVGRGRGGSSKKRGRSDFIDDLAEEDDEEDEDDDDEVYGGGGGGGGRGGKRHKAPRDGSQFFDLEAQVDSDEEEEEDEGEDGFIVDSGADMPDEDVGRRMRRPLPLREDEQEDVEALERSIQARYARSSHAEYDEETTDVEQQALLPSVRDPKLWMVKCAIGRERETAVCLMQKYIDKGSELQIRSVIALDHLKNYIYIEADKEAHVREAIKGIRNIFGAKIMLVPIREMTDVLSVESKAIDLSRDTWVRMKIGTYKGDLAQVVDVDNVRQRVTVKLIPRIDLQVLANKLEGREVAKKKAFVPPPRFMNVDEARELHIRVEHRRDPMSGDYFENIGGMLFKDGFLYKTVSMKSISAQNIKPTFDELEKFRTPSVKGEGEMVGLSTLFANRKKGHFMKGDAVIVVKGDLKNLKGWVEKVEEENVHIRPEMKGLPKTLAVNEKELCKYFEPGNHVKVVAGTKEGATGMVVKVEQHVLIILSDTTKEHIRVFADDVVESSEVTTGVTKIGDYELHDLVLLDNNSFGVIIRVEREAFQVLKGVPERPEVSLVKLREIKCKLEKKFDVQDRYRNTVSVKDVVRILEGSCKGKQGPVEHIYKGVLFVYDRHHLEHAGFICAKAGSCCVVGGARSNGNRNGDSLSRFGGFKTPPRVPPSPRRFSRGGPPFDSGGRHRGGRGGHDALVGTTVKIRQGPYKGYRGRVVDIKGQSVRVELESQMKVVTVDRNFVSDNVVISTPHRETSRYGMGSETPMRSARTPLHPYMTPMRDPGATPIHDGMRTPMRDRAWNPYAPMSPPRDNWEEGNPASWGTSPQYQEVLLQGHMKHLHLVRVGPALLAVVTVRLEHRETAVQLMAMLQVPICHQHQVVSL; encoded by the exons ATGGTAAGGCGATTCGacgatgaagaagatgatgacgtCGAAGAGGAAGAGTATGAAGATGAGGAAGAACAGTTATTGGACGACGAGGATTACGACCTCGACGAAGACGTAGGGAGAGGCCGTGGCGGTTCGAGTAAGAAGCGTGGGAGATCTGATTTCATCGACGACTTGGCGGAGGAGGATGATGAggaagatgaagatgatgatgatgaggttTATGGCGGCGGCGGTGGTGGTGGTGGTCGAGGTGGGAAACGACACAAGGCTCCGCGTGATGGCTCTCAGTTTTTTGATCTTGAAGCACAGGTTGATAGCGacgaggaagaggaagaggatgAAGGGGAAGACG GCTTCATAGTTGACAGTGGAGCTGATATGCCTGATGAAGATGTTGGTAGAAGGATGCGTCGCCCATTACCTCTTCGGGAGGATGAACAAGAAGATGTTGAAGCTCTTGAAAGAAGCATTCAAGCTAGGTATGCAAGATCAAGTCACGCAGAATACGACGAGGAGACAACTGATGTGGAACAGCAAGCACTTTTGCCATCTGTAAGAGATCCAAAGTTGTGGATGGTGAAATGTGCG ATTGGTCGTGAACGAGAGACAGCAGTTTGCCTCATGCAGAAATACATTGATAAAGGATCTGAATTGCAGATCAGGTCTGTTATTGCCCTTGATcacctaaaaaattatatttatatcgAAGCAGACAAGGAAGCCCATGTGAGGGAG GCTATCAAAGGTATACGCAATATATTTGGAGCAAAGATAATGCTTGTTCCAATAAGGGAAATGACTGATGTTTTATCAGTTGAAAGCAAAGCGATTGATCTTTCAAGAGATACCTGGGTCAGAATGAAGATTGGGACATATAAGGGTGATCTTGCTCAA GTAGTTGATGTGGATAATGTTCGGCAAAGAGTCACTGTGAAATTGATCCCTAGGATTGACTTACAAGTCCTAGCgaataaattg GAAGGGAGAGAAGTTGCAAAGAAGAAAGCTTTTGTTCCTCCTCCTCGTTTTATGAATGTTGATGAAGCTAG GGAACTTCATATTCGTGTAGAGCACAGACGAGATCCAATGTCTGGTGATTACTTTGAGAATATTGGTGGCATGTTGTTTAAAGATGGGTTCTTGTACAAAACAGTGTCAATGAAGTCAATTAGTGCTCAGAACATAAAACCAACTTTTGATGAACTTGAAAAATTTCGGACACCAAGTGTGAAAGGAGAAGGTGAAATGGTCGGTTTGTCAACTTTGTTTGCGAACAGGAAGAAAGGTCATTTCATGAAGGGTGATGCTGTTATTGTTGTGAAGGGGGATCTGAAGAATTTAAAGGGATGGGTTGAAAAGGTTGAGGAAGAGAATGTCCACATCAGACCAGAAATGAAAGGCCTTCCT AAAACTCTGGCTGTTAACGAAAAAGAGCTATGTAAGTACTTTGAGCCTGGGAATCATGTGAAGGTTGTCGCTGGGACTAAGGAAGGTGCAACTGGGATGGTTGTCAAGGTTGAGCAGCATGTGCTCATCATTTTATCTGATACGACCAAAGAACAT aTTCGTGTTTTTGCTGATGATGTTGTTGAGAGCTCTGAAGTAACGACTGGTGTTACAAAAATTGGGGATTATGAGCTTCATGACCTTGTGCTACTAGA TAACAATAGCTTTGGTGTAATTATACGTGTAGAAAGGGAAGCGTTTCAG GTTCTTAAAGGGGTTCCTGAGAGACCAGAGGTATCTCTTGTCAAATTGAGGGAAATCAAATGCAAGCTTGAGAAGAAATTTGATGTGCAAGACAGATATAGGAATACTGTTTCTGTAAAAGATGTGGTTAGGATACTTGAGGGTTCTTGTAAA GGGAAACAAGGCCCTGTTGAGCATATATACAAAGGAGTCTTGTTCGTTTATGATCGTCATCACCTTGAGCATGCTGGCTTTATATGTGCTAAAGCTGGTTCTTGTTGTGTAGTGGGAGGAGCACGTTCCAATGGGAATAGAAAT GGTGATTCCCTCTCAAGATTTGGTGGCTTCAAGACTCCACCTCGTGTACCACCTTCGCCAAGGAGATTTTCTAGGGGAGGTCCTCCATTTGATT CTGGAGGAAGGCACAGAGGTGGAAGAGGAGGGCATGATGCTTTGGTTGGGACTACTGTGAAAATTCGACAGGGCCCTTATAAGGGTTACCGTGGACGTGTTGTAGATATTAAAGGTCAATCAGTTCGAGTTGAGTTAGAGTCTCAAATGAAGGTTGTTACAG TCGACCGCAATTTTGTATCTGATAATGTCGTTATTTCAACACCGCACCG TGAGACATCCCGGTATGGTATGGGAAGTGAAACACCTATGCGCTCTGCACGAACTCCATTACATCCGTACATGACTCCTATGAGAGATCCTGGAG CAACACCTATCCATGATGGCATGAGGACACCTATGCGTGACAGGGCCTGGAATCCTTATGCACCAATGAGTCCACCTAG GGATAATTGGGAAGAAGGAAACCCTGCCTCTTGGGGGACCAGTCCACAGTATCAG GAAGTCCTCCTTCAAGGGCATATGAAGCACCTACACCTGGTTCGGGTTGGGCCAGCACTCCTGGCGGTAGTTACAGTGAGGCTGGAACACCGAGAGACAGCGGTTCAGCTTATG GCAATGCTCCAAGTCCCTATATGCCATCAACACCAAGTGGTCAGCCTATGA
- the LOC107905231 gene encoding stearoyl-[acyl-carrier-protein] 9-desaturase 6, chloroplastic-like has protein sequence MQLTHCLPTKNLSWTPRVHHRRHSPPTSAVRFAPIFPAVTVSPPKHQKTHSMPPEKQEVFKSMENWATENVLPLLKPVKDCWQPQTFLPDPALPLEEFNDQVKELRERMAELPDDYFVVLVGDMITEEALPTYQTMINTLDGVKDETGASSSPWAVWTRAWTAEENRHGDLLRNYLYLSGRVNMFMIERTLQYLVGAGMDPGTENNPYLGFVYTSFQERATFVSHGNTARLAKEGGDPVLARICGTIAADEKRHEMAYSKIVGKLLEIDPTGAMLAIGDMMKKKITMPAHLMFDGEDPRLFEHFAAVAQRIGVYTSDDYADIVEALNERWGLEKLEGLRDEGRRAQEFVCNLAPRIRKLQERAEESAKKMGPQAVKFSWIFNREITL, from the exons ATGCAACTCACTCACTGCCTTCCTACCAAAAACCTCTCATGGACGCCACGTGTCCATCACCGTCGCCATTCTCCACCAACCTCCGCCGTCAGATTCGCCCCGATCTTTCCCGCCGTTACGGTATCTCCTCCGAAACATCAAAAGACTCACTCAATGCCACCCGAAAAGCAAGAAGTGTTCAAATCAATGGAAAACTGGGCCACCGAAAATGTATTACCTCTGCTCAAACCAGTCAAAGATTGCTGGCAACCGCAGACCTTTTTGCCGGATCCGGCATTACCATTGGAAGAGTTCAACGACCAAGTGAAGGAGCTGAGAGAACGCATGGCAGAGCTGCCGGATGATTATTTCGTGGTGTTGGTCGGAGATATGATAACGGAGGAGGCATTGCCGACGTATCAGACGATGATCAATACGTTGGATGGGGTGAAGGATGAGACAGGGGCTAGCTCTAGTCCGTGGGCTGTTTGGACACGGGCTTGGACGGCGGAGGAGAACCGGCACGGCGATTTGTTGAGGAATTATCTGTATTTGTCAGGGAGAGTTAATATGTTCATGATTGAGCGGACTCTGCAATATCTGGTCGGCGCTGGAATG GACCCTGGAACCGAAAACAACCCATACTTGGGCTTCGTCTACACCTCATTCCAAGAGCGAGCTACCTTTGTATCCCACGGTAACACCGCTCGTTTAGCCAAGGAAGGTGGCGACCCTGTCTTGGCACGCATATGCGGCACCATTGCGGCGGACGAGAAACGCCATGAAATGGCCTACTCAAAGATAGTCGGCAAACTACTCGAAATCGACCCGACTGGAGCAATGCTAGCAATCGGCGATATGATGAAGAAAAAGATAACAATGCCAGCTCACTTGATGTTCGACGGCGAAGACCCACGGTTGTTTGAGCACTTCGCCGCCGTGGCACAGCGGATAGGAGTGTATACATCGGATGATTACGCTGATATAGTGGAGGCATTGAATGAAAGGTGGGGATTGGAGAAGTTGGAAGGGTTGAGGGATGAAGGGAGGCGAGCGCAGGAATTTGTGTGCAACTTAGCGCCTAGGATTAGGAAATTACAAGAACGAGCAGAGGAGAGTGCTAAGAAAATGGGGCCTCAAGCAGTGAAGTTTAGCTGGATTTTCAATAGGGAGATTACATTGTAG